The genomic region ACACCCATCTGAAGTGTCAGGAGGACCATGTCTCTCtccgcggtggcttctcttgagcAGGCTCTCCCCCTGCTGTTGGAAAACAGCTCAGCACGCCTGGGGTTTATGCCACCAGTTCAGCCTTGCCAGGACTGCCAGTGCTTCAGTCCTGGCAGCTCTTTTTAAGTCACAGGCTGGTTCTTTCTGCCCCATGTCCACTTTGAAGCAGTTATTGGCCAGGGATTTTGGGGTGCTGCGCCCAACCTTGGAGCTACGGCATGAGGGCAGTACCCGCACTAGGCTGCCTGGCCTGGGGGTGGGTGTCTTCACAGAGGTCCTGGCTTCCTCTGGGACTGCCCTCTTGGCTCTCAGGGCCCCGGCTCAGAAGTCAcatccacccccgcccccccagccaCTGAACTGGGCCAGGCACACCATAGGCCTCAGCTTGTGGCTCTTTGACCAATGAGAACTGGGAAGCTGTCCAGAGGAGTGGTGCCCCCAGCCTAGGTCTCTGTCCCTGAGATGGAAAGGAAGCTGGTGAGCCATGATGGCAGAGGCTGGCCCTAGGAGGCCCCCCACTTTGGCTCCATGTGCCCCATCTCTGCGCCTCAACTTCCCTGTCCTCAAGAGGCTCATCTGGTGGGCCTGGAGTGACCCGTAAGGCAGGCACCCCCCCTGGACAGTTAGTTATCCGGGAGAGGCAGAGCCACCAGCTCCTCCAGACTGCGGTGCCAGCAAAGCCTAATTAACCCATTATGCCAGGGGAGGAGCCACCCCGAGAGTGGAGCAGCCTGCTGAGGTCACTGGGGACACCGCCCTCGGAAATACCAACTCCTGCCCTGCCCACGGAGGGGCAAGCTCAGGTGTGGGGACAGGGACCTGGATCCCCTGAGGCTTGGGTGCGCTCCACTGAGTCAAGGAGCACATCCGTCTGGCCCTCATAGCCCCTGCCTACGCAGCCGCACCTGTCGCCCCCGCAGCCCCTCCCGCCTCCGGGATGTCAGCGAGCAGGCTGCTAGCTGAGCCTGCCCGACTCCCTGGGAATGCAGTGGACTTGGCAGGACAAGGCAGGCCTGGTGCCCAGTCCTCAGTGAGCTGGGGAGGCCAGGGCCATCTCTGCTTCTCAGCGTCCCTGCCCTCATCAAGGAAGACCATTCGGGGGCtttcacattttcatttattgCACTTGAACCCCGATTTCCTCATGGGTCCTTCTGCCCAGCTCTCAGACACACACGCTGTCCCATTCCTGGTGGCCATGGCCTATGGCTCTCCCTGGCTTACAGATTCATCTGGGACATATGGGCACCACAGGCCCCATTCTGGACACTGGCCCCTGGGTCTTGAGCCCAGCCAGGCCCCCTTCACTCTCATCTGGGCAGATGCAAGTGTTGTGCCCAGAAGTCTTACATTCAAGGTCCACCTGGGCTGGATTGCCCCTGAGTCAACGGCACTCAAGCCATGGGTCTGGGCTTGCCCCCCTGCGCCCAGTCCCGGGGATGGTGGGCTTCGCTGGCATGCACAGGGGAGTGCCCTGCAGGGTGGCCTGCCCGGGCCGGCCCGGGGGCGTGGTTGGCTCCGTTGGCGGCGTGGGGGCTGTCGCGGGCAGGGGACTTGGGCGGGCTGGGCGGCTTGAGCGCGCTGACGGCCCGGATGAGGCCCATGCGGCGGCGGATGGAGTGGTCCAGGTTGACGGTGCAGCGCAGGAGGCTCTGCGCCTCGGCCACAGTGAAGGGGAAGTCGGCGCCCAGGAAGCGCTCGAAAAGCTCAGGGTCGCCGTCCAGGTCAAGCACGTTCTGCAGCGGCTTGGTCATGGTGTGCAGCTCGCGGCTGTGGTCGCTGAACACGTCCCAGAGGCGCGCGCGGGCCTCAGGCGCACCTCCGGCCTGCTGCCTGTCTTCCAGGCACTGCAGGGCCCAGCTAAGGCGGCACGGCCACTGGTTGGCGAGCACGACCCAAGCCACGGCCTGGCGCGGCGAGGGGCCCCCGAagtccccctgctgctgctgcagcaggCGCACGGTGATGGGCACGGTGTTGACGATCCGCCGCATGGACACCACGTTGTCGGGCACGTACTCGTAGAGGCAGTCGCGCTCGTCGTGCAGGCAGAAGAGCGCTTCGCGGATGCGACGCGCCGCCTCGGCGTCGATGCGGCTCTGCTCGCGCTCGCCCCCCGCCTGCGTCTGCACCTCCAGGAGCTGCGCGCCCTCGCCGCCCCTggccccggccccgcccggcGGCCGCAGCTTGCGCGTCATCTCGCGATAGAGCAGGTCGTCGCGGCTCTGCACGGCGTCGTGGAGGAACTGCAGCTTGGTGCGGCGGCCCATGATGGGCACCGAGAAGGGCAGCGTGACGGTGCGGTTGAGGAAGAGGTAGCCGTTGTCGGCCGTGCCCTTCATGGAGCCGGCGCTCTCGAGGCACGCGGCCAGGATACTGGGGTCCACCACCAGGATGAAGATGAAAGGCGCGTGGCTGTCGGACAGCAGCGTGTTGATGGCGTTGAGCACGCCCACCACGCGCTCCGGGTAGCACGTGTCCAGCCCGGTGACCTCGAGCACGACGCGCAGCCGGCGCCGCTGGTAGATCTCCAGGAAGCACAGGAAGTCGGTGAGCAGCTCCACCTCCTTCTTCACCTCGCACATGAAGCCCAGCTGGCTGCCGAACTTCTCTCGCGACACCAGCCGCTCGATCTTCTTGCGCTGGCTCACAAACAGGTGCTTGCCCACCGAGTACACGGCCATGAGCAGCCCGGAGCCCGACAGCGTGGTGGCCGCGCCGCCGAACACCCGGAGCAGACTGCTGTTGGTGGCACGGTGGCTCAGCGAGCGGGCACCCACCGACAGGTAGAGCAGCCCCACGCCCAGGCTGAGCACGGCCAGCAGCGCCAGCAGTGCCAGGCACACACGGTGCCGACACTGCCACTCGCGCTGGCGGAAGCCCTGCGTCGTGGCCGCCTTCGTGCCCAGCACTGAGTACACGCTGAAGGGCAGCGCGCCGTATTGGTGGCGGATGCCCTCGCACAGCGTGGTCACCAGGCCGGCCCATAGCTTGTCCGTGCCCGCGTACTGCCAGGCGCTGAAGCGGATGAAGAGGAACTTGACGTTCTTGCGCCGCAGGTGCACCTCAGTGATGATGGGCCGCAGGAAGACCAGGTACCACAGCAGCTTCGGGAAGGCCCAGCCCTGCACGGGCCGCGGCCGCCACTGCACGTGCTCCAGCTCCTCAGCCTCGCGCTGGGCTGCTTCTTGCTGCATCAGCGCTGAGGAGACCGAGGGCGCCGGGAGGGGGTGGGGCACGGTGTGAGCCGGCTCAGATCAGCACGGGGGCCTGGATGTTAAGGAGCCCGGGGCCATCCCCAAGCACTGGGTAGGTGCACAAGGGCGGAAGGAGAGGCTTGGAGCCAGGCTTGAACAGGGGAGGGTCCAAAGTGGGGAGGTGGGATGGTGGGGTCAGAAATAGAGCCCCCAGAGGAGAGAAGATGGGTTGGGGCAGCCAGGTGCTGAGGAAGGGAAATGCAGGGCCGCAAGGATACCTCCTGGCTCCCATTTTCCTGGCTTActgcccctcctccagctctCAGCTCAGctgtcacctcttccaggaagctttCCCTGAGACCCAAGCTGGGTCAGGTGACCCTGAGCTCCTCCACTGCAGCCCTGCCCATGCTGGGTCCTCCCTGTCTGGGGGCAGGTCTGTCTCTCGCACTGGTCTGTGAGCCCAGGAAGGGCAGAGCCCCGGTTGTTTTGGCCACCCCGTGTCCCTTGGGTGCTGGGAGAATGTCTGGAGGACTGGATCGTGAGAGGCTGGGGGCAGGACCTTCCTGCTGGGAGGGTGTGAGTGAAGCAGAAGCTttgtttccttttgccttttggCCAGATCTTTTCTCCTCCCAGGACCCTGTTTTTTGCTCTGTGACAACAACATGATGTGGGCTTGTTTAGCTCCCCAGGGCCGGGCACACAGGGGTGAGTCACCTCCGGTTTCTCTGGCGGTGACTGGGGATGGGGGCTGAGCTGCAGCTGGGTTTGAACCTGCTCTTGTTTTCAGTTAACATTAGCTGTCAGGGGTCTTGTGGGGGCCCGGCCCTGGGCCCAGGCTAAGGAAAAGAGATGGGCCTGAGGAGCACAGAGCCCAGGAGGGACTCGGCAAGAGCCTGCAGCCTTGGCGAGGAACCTGGGCTTCCTCCCGAGGGTGCTGGGGAGCCATGGGAAGACTTCTGAGCAGGAGCAGGACAGGGCtagatgtgtattttattttttgtcgtTATTTGCTTAACTTTCTGACTGCAGTGCgtggcatgtgaggtcttagttccctgaccagggatcgaacatgcaccCCCTGTAGTGGCAGcacgcagtcttaaccactggaccaccagggatgtctctCATCGATGTGTTTTTTAGAAAGGTTCCTTGCAGTGgatttggtgggggagggggcaaagGCATGGGGAGGGCCCTGGTTAATGCTGACTTACGGGCCTCTGGCCTGAAGTCGACTGACCCCAGGGGCAAGCAGGTCTTGGGGAAgcctggggcagggcagggacccAAGGCTCCATTTCCCTTAATCCCTCTCCCCCGAATACCCGCAAGTCCTCACCTGTGATCTTGTCCAGCATCATGTGCAGGCGGCAGCCAAAGGGGGCATAGAAACCCACGGTCACAGGGACGGGCACGTGGCAGAGAGTCTTGGCCAGGCAGCTGCAGTAGACGTCATCCTCTGTCAAGATGTCTGGGGgtgccaggggtggggaggggaaaccCGAGTCAGCGAGGCTGGCCAGGCACCACCctgctcccctct from Bos javanicus breed banteng chromosome 18, ARS-OSU_banteng_1.0, whole genome shotgun sequence harbors:
- the NKPD1 gene encoding NTPase KAP family P-loop domain-containing protein 1 isoform X2, yielding MHQHYTVHFAKGALPPRIATERYFLDPELGHRKGRCHQRCHDPAAPGAHRSCQPTPQACRQPAYHDHQGGRGGCRRGPQPPTQQQQQQRRQPQPPPPQPLQQRLCSVHGVQKGPPATTTAPAQPATAPQPPPNSLTATSTLATGGPALPYTAGTLLEPSRPTDARPLPAPAACGCFTSYSSDILTEDDVYCSCLAKTLCHVPVPVTVGFYAPFGCRLHMMLDKITALMQQEAAQREAEELEHVQWRPRPVQGWAFPKLLWYLVFLRPIITEVHLRRKNVKFLFIRFSAWQYAGTDKLWAGLVTTLCEGIRHQYGALPFSVYSVLGTKAATTQGFRQREWQCRHRVCLALLALLAVLSLGVGLLYLSVGARSLSHRATNSSLLRVFGGAATTLSGSGLLMAVYSVGKHLFVSQRKKIERLVSREKFGSQLGFMCEVKKEVELLTDFLCFLEIYQRRRLRVVLEVTGLDTCYPERVVGVLNAINTLLSDSHAPFIFILVVDPSILAACLESAGSMKGTADNGYLFLNRTVTLPFSVPIMGRRTKLQFLHDAVQSRDDLLYREMTRKLRPPGGAGARGGEGAQLLEVQTQAGGEREQSRIDAEAARRIREALFCLHDERDCLYEYVPDNVVSMRRIVNTVPITVRLLQQQQGDFGGPSPRQAVAWVVLANQWPCRLSWALQCLEDRQQAGGAPEARARLWDVFSDHSRELHTMTKPLQNVLDLDGDPELFERFLGADFPFTVAEAQSLLRCTVNLDHSIRRRMGLIRAVSALKPPSPPKSPARDSPHAANGANHAPGPARAGHPAGHSPVHASEAHHPRDWAQGGKPRPMA
- the NKPD1 gene encoding NTPase KAP family P-loop domain-containing protein 1 isoform X3 gives rise to the protein MHQHYTVHFAKGALPPRIATERYFLDPELGHRKDILTEDDVYCSCLAKTLCHVPVPVTVGFYAPFGCRLHMMLDKITALMQQEAAQREAEELEHVQWRPRPVQGWAFPKLLWYLVFLRPIITEVHLRRKNVKFLFIRFSAWQYAGTDKLWAGLVTTLCEGIRHQYGALPFSVYSVLGTKAATTQGFRQREWQCRHRVCLALLALLAVLSLGVGLLYLSVGARSLSHRATNSSLLRVFGGAATTLSGSGLLMAVYSVGKHLFVSQRKKIERLVSREKFGSQLGFMCEVKKEVELLTDFLCFLEIYQRRRLRVVLEVTGLDTCYPERVVGVLNAINTLLSDSHAPFIFILVVDPSILAACLESAGSMKGTADNGYLFLNRTVTLPFSVPIMGRRTKLQFLHDAVQSRDDLLYREMTRKLRPPGGAGARGGEGAQLLEVQTQAGGEREQSRIDAEAARRIREALFCLHDERDCLYEYVPDNVVSMRRIVNTVPITVRLLQQQQGDFGGPSPRQAVAWVVLANQWPCRLSWALQCLEDRQQAGGAPEARARLWDVFSDHSRELHTMTKPLQNVLDLDGDPELFERFLGADFPFTVAEAQSLLRCTVNLDHSIRRRMGLIRAVSALKPPSPPKSPARDSPHAANGANHAPGPARAGHPAGHSPVHASEAHHPRDWAQGGKPRPMA
- the NKPD1 gene encoding NTPase KAP family P-loop domain-containing protein 1 isoform X1; amino-acid sequence: MGRGCPSALTPCSSSLRFLLSPPPPEDLTWFLPVPSGLGEPGPVTPTSFLPGRCHQRCHDPAAPGAHRSCQPTPQACRQPAYHDHQGGRGGCRRGPQPPTQQQQQQRRQPQPPPPQPLQQRLCSVHGVQKGPPATTTAPAQPATAPQPPPNSLTATSTLATGGPALPYTAGTLLEPSRPTDARPLPAPAACGCFTSYSSDILTEDDVYCSCLAKTLCHVPVPVTVGFYAPFGCRLHMMLDKITALMQQEAAQREAEELEHVQWRPRPVQGWAFPKLLWYLVFLRPIITEVHLRRKNVKFLFIRFSAWQYAGTDKLWAGLVTTLCEGIRHQYGALPFSVYSVLGTKAATTQGFRQREWQCRHRVCLALLALLAVLSLGVGLLYLSVGARSLSHRATNSSLLRVFGGAATTLSGSGLLMAVYSVGKHLFVSQRKKIERLVSREKFGSQLGFMCEVKKEVELLTDFLCFLEIYQRRRLRVVLEVTGLDTCYPERVVGVLNAINTLLSDSHAPFIFILVVDPSILAACLESAGSMKGTADNGYLFLNRTVTLPFSVPIMGRRTKLQFLHDAVQSRDDLLYREMTRKLRPPGGAGARGGEGAQLLEVQTQAGGEREQSRIDAEAARRIREALFCLHDERDCLYEYVPDNVVSMRRIVNTVPITVRLLQQQQGDFGGPSPRQAVAWVVLANQWPCRLSWALQCLEDRQQAGGAPEARARLWDVFSDHSRELHTMTKPLQNVLDLDGDPELFERFLGADFPFTVAEAQSLLRCTVNLDHSIRRRMGLIRAVSALKPPSPPKSPARDSPHAANGANHAPGPARAGHPAGHSPVHASEAHHPRDWAQGGKPRPMA